In a single window of the Candidatus Methylomirabilota bacterium genome:
- the argF gene encoding ornithine carbamoyltransferase, which yields MKKDLLSISDLTASEINSLFILTADLKAQQRKGIAQPLLLNKTLGMIFEKPSLRTRVTFDVGMTQLGGRAIYLAPADIQLGIRETVKDVAKNLERWVDGIVARTFTHNTVEELARHAAVPVINGLSDLTHPCQILADLYTLQERCGTLRGVKVAYIGDGNNVCHSWLYGAARTGIELHVGCPKGYEPDPDVVAASRREAELSGGCITLLNDARAAAEGADVLYTDVWTSMGQEAETAKRRRDFQEFQVDAALVQLAKPDVLVMHCLPAHRGEEITDEVLDGPHSIVYDEAENRLHVQKAILVTLLGHQSAD from the coding sequence ATGAAAAAGGATCTTCTGTCGATCAGCGACCTGACGGCCTCCGAGATCAACTCACTGTTTATCCTGACTGCTGATCTGAAAGCGCAGCAGCGCAAGGGGATCGCTCAGCCACTGTTGCTTAATAAGACACTGGGCATGATCTTCGAGAAGCCGTCGCTCAGGACTCGAGTGACGTTCGATGTCGGCATGACCCAGTTGGGCGGTCGCGCCATCTATTTGGCGCCCGCTGACATACAGCTTGGGATACGGGAAACCGTCAAGGATGTGGCAAAGAATCTTGAGCGATGGGTCGATGGAATCGTGGCACGGACCTTCACTCACAACACCGTTGAGGAGCTGGCCCGCCATGCGGCGGTCCCGGTGATCAACGGGCTGAGCGACCTGACTCACCCCTGTCAGATTCTCGCGGATCTCTATACCCTTCAGGAAAGGTGCGGCACCCTGCGCGGCGTGAAGGTCGCTTACATCGGTGACGGCAATAACGTCTGTCATTCGTGGCTGTACGGCGCGGCGAGGACCGGAATCGAGCTTCACGTGGGCTGTCCGAAAGGGTACGAGCCGGACCCCGACGTGGTGGCCGCCTCTCGCCGTGAGGCCGAGCTCTCCGGCGGGTGTATTACGCTGCTGAACGATGCGCGGGCTGCGGCCGAGGGCGCCGATGTCCTGTACACCGATGTCTGGACCAGCATGGGCCAGGAGGCCGAAACGGCGAAACGGCGGCGAGACTTCCAGGAATTTCAAGTCGATGCGGCACTCGTTCAACTGGCGAAACCCGACGTCCTGGTCATGCACTGCCTGCCTGCCCATCGGGGCGAAGAGATTACCGACGAGGTCCTCGACGGCCCGCACTCCATCGTCTACGACGAGGCCGAAAATCGCCTCCACGTCCAAAAGGCCATCCTGGTGACGCTGCTGGGACACCAGTCAGCGGATTGA